CTCTCCCTGGAAAGCATTTACCCTCCTGCACATCAGCTCTCTCTGGACATGTTAAAAGTAAGCATTTCTGATTCTAATAACTCCATGTCACATGTGGCTCAGACTGGTCAAACAGCTTCCCTGACCAGGCTTGAAGTCATAAACTAGCACCAATCATTTGCATGCATTAGAAGCATTGTCTTACAGCTGTGATTGACTTCACAGAGACTTTCCACAGCAAATGATGAAATAGTAGAAGTTCTGTTGTCCAAACACCAAGTTTTGGCTGCCTTGAGATTCATCAGGGGTATTGGAGGACACGACAGCATTTCAGCCCGCAAATTCCTCGATGCAGCAAAACAAGCAGAAGATGAGATGCTTTTCTACACCATATTCCGATTCTTTGAACAAAGAAACCAGCGGTTACGAGGAAACCCCAGCTTCACACCAGGTGAGCAATAAGCAGTTTGACCAAGCTACTCAGTTGTGCAATCCAGTTGAGCCTGTATTAGATGATAAAACTCTTGGCATAGTTTAGCCTATATTTTATACTCACCTTTAAGCACAGTTCCAAATTAACTTGTCTTACTCCTTTGTCTACTGCACCTAGGAGTAAAAAGGCTGAACTAAAACTTGCAGATGAACCTGTTTGACTTGCATTTGCTCTCACTGCTTAGGTTAGCAGAGCCATTATCTCCAATTAGTGCTTACTTCTGAAGTCAGCAACCAGCCTTTGAGTTCAATTGTCTATTTCCACTAATTACAAAAATTCAAGGCTGCTTTATACTACAGTTCTTTCTTTAAAAGCCAAGCCAAACTGCTTGCACCAGCAACATGTTTGTAACCACCAGACATTCTGTAGGTGCAGAATCCCACCCCACACTCTTGCATCTTGACAGTAAAGGGCTCTCATGGCTGTGAATCTGCTGGTTAGATCCATGAACTAGATCAAACATCTGCTTCACCTCAAGAATGCCAGTCACAGGACTGGAAATACCTCAGCATTCCAATGCTTTCTGTTTGTTCAACTCTGGTACTCAAACGGATTAAAGATAAGAATTAGTACAGATAAATGAAGGTAAGTGAAACTACACAATCTTGGTTCTTGGTTTGGGAGTTGTAAAGTGAacatggaatttttattttgtctccTGTAGGTGAGCACTGTGAAGAACATGTCACCTTCTTCAAACAAGTTTTTGGAGAACACGCTCTCATGAAACCCACAACATTCTGAAACACTCTTCAACTGAAATGTATAAACTTAATTTATTGCATTTAAGTAGATTTTTGAACTACAAAATTGCTATTTTATAATAAAGTATATACAAGACATTTTGGCAAATAGTACTAAAAATATTACAACTTGTGATGGCTTCCCCCTAAAAATAGAGACAAAAATTGCATTGACCTGCATTTAAAATTAGTGTCAGTGGTTTAGCAGTCCATTCTCATACACATCACCTCAATTTCATTGACAAAATGCTATTCAACTCTCACTACAGCTGGTTTGggtttctgaaggaaaaaaatgcaacctCTTGAAAACAGAAGTGTTTTAGTAATCTTATTAACACATCTAGTTTTATAATACTGTTACTTGAGCCACACTTAGCATTTCCTGAGTTTAAAGCTATGTCCAAAGCTGCAGCTGGTATCTTCTAGTTGAATCTGTGCAGGAGTCAAGTCTGTGGTGGTTACAGTGTGATAGTCATAAAACATTGCTGCGCTTCAGTTCTTAGGAGTTGGGCCTAAGCCACAGTTCAGGCAGTCCACTGAACACTGTTAAAAACTAGAAGTAGAGGAGTCTCTCCCGTTCAGTACCTCTGGTCCTCTCTTGTGTAGCACGAGTTTTAGCTTTATTTACTGATGGGCCTGAATGAGAGAACACAGTTATCCAAAGGCTCCATATTTTAGCTGATCAGTCATCAGGAAGCATGCATCATCTTACTGTCTAGGGCCAGCTTAACAGTCAGAAACCTGCTTCAGCTCAGCTGTTAATAGCTGTCAGCCTCAACAAAGGCAGTGGTAGATGAATCCCCATCGCTCTTAAGCCCATTAAAGGTAGACTTAAACTGAGCCTTATTTAAGGACTATACTATACACATGCATTATCAAATTCAAGAGGACAGTGCTTGGCCCATCCTCACTGAAAGGCGAGACTGTTTCTGCAGATGCAGGAACAGTAACTCACAGGAGGTTTGTTGCTTCCACCCACCATCCTCTCCCCAGGTTGAAAGATGCTAattgtgctgctctgtgggacAGCAGGCACCTCCACAAAGCACAGCAAAATGCAACCACGTGGGCCAAGCAGTGCTTGCTTCAATTCAGCAAGCCCACAACTGAGCCACCAGTCAGCCTCTGCTTTCCAAAGGACAGGCCACGTGGATGAGAGAGGCACAttcaaatgctgcttttcatcTCTGCAAGCCTTTCCATGTCATGGAAAGTCCACAGACGGCTATTTTTGTTTGAAGTGTGGTATAGAGCAGACTGTCACATCTTACCTATGTAACTAAGCAGAACTGGAAGAAATATCAGTCCATGTGttgctcccagcaccaccataGCTAGATACATCCTGAAGTAGAATATCTTGAAGATTTGAGATTTGGAAAAAGCCAATACTACAATTCCTCCAAATTTGGTCAGCGTGATGCCACTGAACACCTGGCAATAAAAAAGTGATAAGTAGGAATTTAGATAATCCATTTCCTTCAATTATTTAGCATTTGGTAATAGATTATGCATGTTCTGCATAATCTAAGGCTCCTATATGCAGTATACTTCCTGCCCTGCCAGTCTAGAACCAAATCAAGATGCACTCAGGAGACAAGTTAATCTTTTTGGTCCCACAGGACAGGCTCAGTATTATTAAAAATCCACTCTGATCTATGCAGCCACCTAATTAATTTTTGCTTCAGGCAGATACAAGTGAAAACCATTACTTAATTTAACTCACATTCCAGTTAAGTTCTGTACCTGGGTGTGGTACACACATCACAAGAACTGGTCATTCCAACCCTATACAGGTCACTTAGTCTTAAGACAAGTGTGTGATAGTACTGCCTAAACACCAAGTCCTGCCTGTTCTTTACAAGCTCCAACTACATACCATATTCACAACCACCTTTCCTAGTCACCTCTGACTATCTGGAAGATAAACACTTGAATTTTAATGGGACAATTTGAGGTTTATCCAAACTACTAGTTCAGCTAAAGCTTTTAGCTCTCTTCTACTATGAGGAAGTAGTAACATCAGATTAACCCCTATTACTAGTAGAAGCCTGTGTTGATCTTAAGGGCTTTAAGCATTccaaaaagaaacagcaagGCCACCTTTATGACTTAAGACTGTCACCTATAACATTTCTTAAAATAGTTACTTGGCTACTTgttttcccctccccacccagcaGATACTCACTGAGCTGCCCATGTGAGACAGAGCTTCTTCTGCACGCTCCACTCTGCTGCCCTTGGTACTGATGGTGAATGCTCTTGTCACATGACTGCAGAATTCCACAGCGATTCCGCAGCTCTGGAGAGTGAAAGGAAACATATGGAAACTTCAGTTAGATGAGCACTTGATGGCAATGTCTCTACTCAGAATTCTGGATGATCTAGAAAGATTCCTAGCAGCTGTCATCAGTCCCCAGAGTTAAAGTACCATGGGGAGTTACAAACTTAGTGTTGCTTCCCAGAGGCTGTTGCAGGTGTTTACCACACAGGTAAAACACTGTGTGGTGTTTTACCACAGTCATTACTAACAGACAATCAAACAGGAAGTGCAACATGAGATTGTTTCAGAGGTCAAGTTTCCTGCAGTTGAAGCAAGCTGGCTTTGATGCTGTGCATGTAGTGAACATTGAACATTAGAATCAGTTTACAACTATTCGCTGCAATAACATTGCTTTAGAATAACAGTGAATATACATCCTCATTTGATACTATGACAATTCAGCTGATCAGTCATTTGCAACACTAACTGAACACTTGGCTAATCTTAGCCTTATCTAGTAGACTTGCTTGAACATACATCTAGTTGTAACATGGGCCAGCAGTTTACACTAGCCCTCAGACCTGCCATAAACCTCTAGAGAAGATGGTAAGCCAGAGCAATCTGCTTGCTGGAGCTAGTTCGAGTGCTTTACCAAGGCTCTCTCTGCCCAGATGATACCATCTACTTATGTGGGAACAATACTGGTGCTAGCACATCCCAGATCTACTCTGTAGAACATAAATACAGCAGACAAACCTATGCATCCTCCCCTTCAGCATGAGCCACCCGTGTTGATGTGGAGCAGCACCTAGCCTAGACAGCAGCAATGCAGCTGTTGCTGCAGAACAAGAGTGACCTCCACCACAATGCACTATAGCTTCATACCAGATGCAGTATAGTTCAACTGCTATATCTTATTAGTACTAGGACTAGTTGTCAGAATAAACTTGTTTTCTCTTCTAGATGTGTTAAGATAGTTCCACTACTGTTGGCCTGTCAAAGGCCTGCCAAAGTTTAGTAGCAGAATACTGCTCAGTATCACAAGTATAAAAGTAGCACATGGAACTGTTCAAAActtggaaacagcagcaaaaagagGTCTTGTTGACTTACCATGACAAGATTTACTAATGAAACTGCATTCAAGCTGATGCCCCAGAGCCACATCACTCCAAACATGTTGACGATTATCATAGCAATAGTTATTGAAACCACAACAGCAGCCCATACTTCAAAACCAAGAAGCACAGTTGTCACCAGAAATATTGATCCCAAAGAGATGCAGAGGTTAAAGATAGCATCGTGCACAATTGTCAAGTATTGTTCATAGAAGACGTAAAACACACTGTAGAAAAAAGAGAGGTTGTCATTAGCCATCTTCCCTTTTATATTAGATTAGCTTCTGTGCTAAGGATAAAGTAGTTCCCCCACCCCTCCATAGAAGTCACCAACAGAAACTGGCTTCCTTGTATCAGTGGAATGTCATGTAACAGCCAGCATTTTGTAGGAGTTAACTCTTCACTAACACATCAAATAAAGAACATGGTCTCAAAGTCAGTGTAATTCCCGTATTTCAATATAAGCAGCTACAGTAGATACCAGAAGACAGGTGCTCAGATCCATTGTGATATCTACAGGAGCTACTGCAGGTGGACCATAAGTGCAGGCAGGATTTTTTGATGCCAAGATCAGTATTTCAGATGCACAGATATCAACTCCAACTCAATTTCAGTGTGGTACTCCTATACTTGACAATTCTGTTGCATTTGCTTTACATTTAAATAACTTATCTGAAGTCAATACATTCACATCACAGCTTGCCATTACCCATGTCTTCTTATGTTTGAACTATTAAACCCTAATATGAAAGCTaggaaatgccccaaaatggaGTCATACCTTTGTAGTGAAGAGTTTAAATTAGTTATCAATGATGGTAGAAAGAGACCAGTGCTATGGATACAAATTATATCTTTCTAGTTTTACTAGAAATCCGCCAAGTCTCGGCATTACCTTCTGTTAGACAAAACTCAGGTTTTTAATGTTATTAGCCAGCACATTTTCTGTGTTGATCAAGCATTTGTCACTGAGGCAAGATAGATCTAACCATACCTGTAAGGAAACACCCGGTAGTTCTTCTCTTTGATGCCCATGGTTTCAGTAATATTGTCTGCTATAATCCGAGCTTTCCTCATAGCATCAATAAAATCAGATGATGTTTTCAATACAGTATGGTAAGTCATAAAATAAGTGGCTCCAACCTCAGTTTTGTTGTTTATAAAGTTGACAGCAGAGTTATATGCAGCATGTCCTCTATAGAAACAGGTATCAGATGTCAGCACCATTCAAATTTATtagcttttaaaacaaataatgttatggaatggtttgagttggaagggagtATAAGATCATCTATCTGGTTGCAcctctgccatgagcaggaataccttccactagactgTGACTGCTCACATCCCATCCCAACTcatcttgaacacttccagggataggaCGCAGCTTCTCTAGGCAATCTggtccagtgcctcaccatcctcagagtaaagaatttcttcctaacatctattctaaacctaccctctttcattttaaagccaTGCTTCCTTGTTTATCACTACACctccttgtaaaaagtccctctccagctcttttgtAGGTGCCCTTTAGAGGGCTAACAGCTGGTAGTTGTTTCCAGCAGTTTCTAAAACTATAAAAACTTCAGAGCACAATACATTTCAAGATTGCACAGGATATTCTAGAACAGACTGACCATAGATATTGTCTCTGTACAGGTGAAAGCTGCTGTTCCATTTAGTTGATGatgcatttgggtttttttcagaaaatagtaCAGAACTGGAGAGATGTCAATGTTTGTATGGCTTTCAGGAGGACATTAGATATCAAACCTCCAGACAAAGCCCAGAACAAATATCTTTGACACATTGGTCTAAGCAGGGTCTATAGAATAAAGCTCTTACCCTTTGCCACATTTAGGATTAGGGTTGTCCGATAGGAACATCGGCAAAAAGGTCATGAAGTCTTCACCCTGTGGTCTCTGCTTGCCTTCTTGAGTCAGTGGTCGACAACGAGTGCACGATGGATCGCTGACTGAAGAAATACAGTAAAAAGGTCATCTACAGGGTCAAGTATTCTTTTTCCTAACACTAGTAACTTCTGACTTGCATTATTACAGGATGCAATTccataaaaagcatttttactgATGAACTAACTGATCCATCCTGAAATTCCATATTAGATTTGTAGCCCTTCATTTGATTTATTGCTACTAAGGCAAGGGCTGTCAGAGAACTCTTACTTGTGCATTTATCTCCATTAGATCTGATGAGAACTACACCCAGCTGAAGGACctgaacaaaagcagagcaccaaGTTTGTGTGCTCTAAGAAAGCCAACAGAAGGATCAGAATTATTATAGCAAGTTACATTGGCTGTCTAGGTAGGCTGTTTTCAGTCTGCAGCATTCCAGTAGAATACTTAAACTCATTTAAACAGCAGTTCAAATAAATTAAGAGGACAACTCAAGAGGTTCCTACTTACAGTAAGAAAAGGTATTCACTTGACTCATACCATGAGAAAATGTTTTGGCTATGAAACTTATAAACTAAGCTAATTCACTAGCAACAAGATGGATGCCAATACCTGAAGCATTGCAAAACTGGCCAGTGGTATTGTAGACTCTGCAACAGGACGACTGTGGCTTCACCCAATCAAAGTAGTCATCAATCCAGGATGATGGGGCATAGCCTATCCTTGTGCTAAAAATAACACAACATATCCATCATCAGTAATTTTATGTTTAATTCCAAAACATATCACTTGATCTCTCCTGTGCCAATTTATGCCATGTCAAATCTACTCAGCTTTTCGTATTAGTCCCATGCTCCAGTACCCCATCCAAGAGCCATAATGTTCAGGTAGCTCAGAACACTGCAGCTAGAAAACAGCAGGAGCTTTTTTACTGCATCCTGTTCTGCTGCCAAGCtcagctttccattttcctgcCCACTCTGTTCCCCATCCTATTCCACACCCTGTTGCTCAGTTTTCAAGCAAAGCTCCTCCTTCAGTTTGGCTGAAATGAACTACAGTGGAATTAATTGGAAAAAGACTTCCTTGAGTTGATAGCTGTAGATAAAATTCCTGCTTAGTCTCCCCAGGCCAGCATAGTTTATTCACCAGGTTTAGAAGCTGAGCATGCAGCCATTTTCCAAAACACCATAACCCCAAGGGGGATCAAGCCCCCTTTCCAAACCCAAGTACATCAATGTATCCCCCATCAGTCCAGACAGGTTTTATCCTCATTCTAGAAGACTGTCACAGCTACTTCCAACCCCCTTCCCTCCCAAACCCACaatataaagcaaataaaatagaATGTCAGTTTACAACCAGCAGCTGAGCCTGAACTAAATCAGGTGGACACACTGCTCAGCTACATCTCTTCCATGCAACTATGCAGAGACAAGCATGAAAGACTTACTAGCTACCAATTTCTGCAGCATTGAAGACTTGCTGGACAAGTGAATCATTATTACATCCCGTTCCACCACACACCATGTTCTGCCCTTCCAAAGAGGTGTAGTTGTGTCCTTCCTCTAGGACAAAGTAGACAGGGGGACCCGCATGCAGGTACTTGCTGATGTGGCTGAAGTAATCTATTACATAGGAGTCCTTCAAGGGAAAGTTTGGAGTTACTCTTATGAAATGTTGAGGTAGCACAACAAAGTACCAAGGTTTCAATTCAGCCACAAACTGCTGAACAGCAACAGGATCATAAGACTTACATCTGGCATTGAGAGAGACTGATCCAGCCCAATCTCTACATTGTGCATAACTGCTGCACTGAATGACAGGATACCCACAAACACTGCTATCtgcaaaaaaagcaaatccatTAAGTGAGAACTGTACAGAAACAACAGGCAGTAGGAGTCATTTGTTAAGCGAATAGGAACCACGCAAAGAGGCTCTAGTTTAAATATGCTACCCAGGCTTAATACAACAATGGTAGTACAACACAGCTACTCAGGGGTCCCTTTGCAACTGTGAGGAAATTTATTCTTAGAAATCATCAGTGAAGGTTACAAACACCTGTAAATAAGCATGGTAACCTTAAACTGAATCAGAGATTCATCAGCAATGCTCTGGATTAATGCAGTGTAGAAGCCAACACATGCTGTTTTTTTTACCTAGGCTAAAGTAATTTGATTGACTGCAATGCAACGCAACTCTTAAATCTGGGCTTTAGACAATCCACAATCAAGCCTCTATTTACTGAAATACTTTTGCACTTACAAAAGCTTATTTCTATTCTTATGCTGAGAACAAAAATACCAgaagcttcatttttttccctgtattgaagatttttcttctgtatttagGCCTTCAGGCTCACTGCTCTTTTGCTCAAGTTTAGAAGACTGCTTACTTGAAATAGATTATACATACTACTATTGGTCTCATCCAATCCTTAAGCAGATATggagaaaacagatttttgaaGAACAGAAATAACATGTTCTCAGAACGCTGGACTCCACTCATTTCTTCACTGCTTTTGATGCAACACAGAATATCCAGTCTATTACTCTGAAAACAGATTAAATGCCAGAGTTAGAGCAGTTCTGCATATGTCATCATCCCCGTGACACTGCAGTTACAGGCGCACTTATACTCACCTCTTGACGCTTAATATCCAAGCCCAGGAGACTCACGAAGCAAGTGACTTGAAGAATAAAGTCTATGAGCACAGCCATTCCAGCAAACAGGGAGAACGTGCGAACCGCTGGCATCGTAGACAGTGTCCCTGGAGGAAGTGACCCAGTTTGTTAAGAGAGCTCCCTTCTCCTAGAAATGCACGAGCATTTTCTAGACAAACATCCAGTTTAAGTGGTAGCCTTATAGCAGGACAAAGAGCCTTTCTTTCCAGAGCAAAGGAAACAGCCCATACAAGCCTGGCTACAGCTGCTGTCTTTGACCTATTTAACAGCACTGAGGCTGTGCAAAGGAGTGACTCGTTCTAAGCCATTTCTCAATTCCAAATTTAGGTGCAGACTGTGTAACAAGGCAGTTAGGGAGTGCTGTCAGGCAACATCTTGCTTCAATATTAAGCCACTCCAATGCAAGTTGATCCAATGACAAATTACTCTGCAGGTAAACAAAGCCATTATGAAACAAGGACAAATTATGCTTGTAAGGCAACAAAAGATTTACTTCTAAAACATTATAAAGTGAGCCTTGAACATAAATCTGTCATAGGGACATTTTTCCAACCAAGGGGCATTTTGGCAAGATGAATAGACGCAATATAGGAGTTCATACCCCCTGGTATTTGATCTACTCCTAAGGTCAAATTTAGACTTGTCAGCTACTGCAAGTCAGTAAAAACCTCCAGTCTTTCAGGCTGAAAAGTTTGACAGATTCAGAGTTGGATCTTTTTAACTATGCCAGACTCTTAAAGTACTCCAAGGCCTATTCCCAGCAGAAGTTTAACTTGATAGTAACAATGAACAACTAAGTTAAACAGCCTCTACAAattcttattttgcttttatattttagtATTGCATTTATTCTTGAAACATGAAGTTTGATAAGGCCCTTATCTTCAAATATTAAAGGAGTCTTACCAAGAAAGAATGCCACAGTCTCTGAAAAGGATGAGAGAAACATACTGGGTGCCACATCTCCCAAGACTCTGCCAATCTGTTTATCCAGAGTTTCACCCTGAAGGCGTTCATCTCTCTGTTTTAAGGCAATAATTTACTATTATTATGAACCATGCAATTTATAAAGCTATTTCGTATGGctttaaaaaacctgaaactTTTAAGATATCCTAAGCTATCTTTAGTTGTTTCCACTGCATTAACAAGAGTTAGATAAAAAAACAGCTGAGACTGTAAAACAAGAGCAGCCTGAATATTACTTGTTGTCTTActtcaaatttaaaatatagtATTAAGTTCAATACTTCAGATAAAACTACACATGTATCAGAGGCAGTACCAGTTTCAGTGGTTTATTGAACCTGTCAAATTAAAAAGCTTGTTACCCACTAACACTTAGTGTCAGAAGTTCCTAGTCTTAAGCATATAGTTTAGTTCATGACTACTGCTTACAATATGCTAAAATTACAAGTGATCTAAAAACCAGTTGAGTTCTACAACTATTTTGATATCAAGCAGCAATACGAAAAATGCAGAGACAtaaattagggtttttttttgtgaaggtAGAATGTACACAGATTCTTGGCTCTCTTCCACTCTCACAAGATATCTTGTGAGAGTCCAGAGCTGCTCACATTgagctgagcactggaacacaCAAGATTCCCTGCTCCAAGTTTATAGCCTTCAAAAATGACAGGCGCATTTAGAAGAGTCTGTATGCAAGAATAAATACCTGAAGTGTCTGAACCATAATGAAAATGTTGTCCACTCCAATAGCCAGCACCAAGAAAGGAATTACTTCTATCACAATCAGTGTCAGTGGGATTCCAAAGTAGCTGAAAATGCCTATAGAACATGCTACTGAGCTCAGTACAATCAGGATGCCCGCAATGCCCAGAGAGATCTTCGAATCCACCTAAAAAACAGTTGTACTGAATGTCAACCAAACAAGCATCATCCCACAGAACAGATTACTGCAAAAGCAAAAGCCGTATTCTAACATTAAGTTTAGGTAGCAGAAAacatttcagggtttttttgaagattcagatatttaaaaaaaaattatcaaccTTGAAGCTGCCTTAAAGCTGATGTTAACTGAACATCAGGTGAAAGAACTTAGCTGAGACTATGAAATACACATGACTTGTCTAGCAGAAAAATAATGCTCCCTCTAACTCCTGGCCATGAAAGACTCAATGCTGTAATAAAAACCTGAACATCAGCATTCTGCAAAAATAGTTAAGTCACTTATAGCTATCAGCGAGCTCTAGCTTCAGTCTTTATAGCAATGAAAACTATACACATACCAGCAGTCTTCTACAGCTCTGGATATGTCCCAAAGCTATGGAGATGTAGAGGAACATCACAATATAGCTTATCAACACAACGCTAATATCACTGTTGCTTTCGCGGTTGATCTCATCTTCAATACTCCGTTCAGCAGAAAATGATATTGTTAAGTTTGAATTATTGTAGTTCTTCAGAAAGTTAATAAatctaaaaaacaaaaccaagaggTTGATCACACTTTGAAAGGATAAAACATCTTCCACTAGAAATACTTCAAAGTCAGTTGATGGCAAATGTACATCATCTGTGTGGTACAAGAGTACCTTATGGCCAGACAGTAGTTTGAGGGGACCTTTCTCAGTTGTAAAAGAGATGCTGGCTACACATACCTGGAACTCTACTCTAAGAACTAGAAATACACTACATTGAAATACTTTCCATGTTCTTTCTAGTATTTGAGGACCAATAGCTACTTTGCATGAGCTATTTCAAACTCTAAGCACAATTTTCCTCAAAGTTAGACCTAGAAATACACACGTGAAAGATGACTGCAGCTTGCTTACAGTACTGGGACAATTTATTAGCCCTTGTTTCAGTTCCCCAACTTGGGAGGTGCTTGTGACACAGGCAGATGCTTCTCATACTTTTATTTTGTCACAAACTTTCTAGTACAGTAGTTTTTATCTGAACtgacagccagagcagctggccTGTGTAAGCTAGCTCTTCAAGGTGGTAGAGGGGACAAAAGCCTTAGATCTTCATCTggatgacatttttaaaaattaaaggtaAAGAACTACAGCATCAGGCTCAACCTTTCCACCTATGGTTAATGGTCCTGTAAATTAAAGAGTCTACCTGTGTAATTCTAACACAATGATATAAATCCTTTCTGAAGTTACTTATTGGCAACTACTACTGGGCTAGATGGTCACTAAGACGACTAGAACCTATGTCTCAAAGCAAATTAAGTGTGCCAGACAAAGTGAAGGTCTTATGACCAGCATAGTCTGGTTTTAATCAGTTTTGCTGCCTCTCAAAACGTCCCTGTAGTTATACTGAAAAACTGTCAGTACAGTGcaggtgggttttttaaaatcaacatTTAACGCTGCTTTAAATCACGCATGCATTTCAGAACACAGGAAGACTACTTACTCTTTTTCCCATGCCAAGGCTTTCATCAGTTTTTTTGAGTCATTGTAGTAGTTGTTGACAGGAAAAGTAATAACAAGAGCTGTAGCATTATTATAGTTATCATCTAT
This Haemorhous mexicanus isolate bHaeMex1 chromosome 1, bHaeMex1.pri, whole genome shotgun sequence DNA region includes the following protein-coding sequences:
- the NPC1 gene encoding NPC intracellular cholesterol transporter 1 isoform X1 — protein: MGTPQGSPGRGGLGFLVLLLLLSPVRVLPQMCVWYGECGIASGDKRYNCAYDGPPIALPEDGYDLMQELCPGLFFGNVSTCCDVHQLQTLKNNLQLPLQFLSRCPSCFYNLINLFCELTCSPNQSEFLNVTSTIPYYDPILKENKSSITELQYFIGDRFANAMYNACKDVEAPSSNVKALGLLCGKDVKDCNATNWIEYMFSKDNGQTPFSIIPIFSDVPVHGMNPMNNATKGCNESMDDSTGPCSCQDCSIVCGPKPQPPPLPPPWLLFGLDAVYVIMWISYMGFLLIFFALVFGVWCYRRRHFVSEYTPIDSNVAFSVNSHRDNGNITCGERLGERFENGLRMTFTSWGAFCVRNPRPVILFSVVFIAMCCSGFVYIKATTNPVDLWSAPSSQARKEKEYFDTHFGPFFRTEQVIIQAPKSHPDTYSPYPSGEDVPFGPPLTKDILHQVLDLQDAIVNITASYDNETVMLKDICLAPLAPYNNNCTILSVLNYFQNSHSVLDHTVGDEFFVYADYHTHFLYCVRAPASLNDTSLLHDPCLGTFGGPVFPWLVLGGYDDDNYNNATALVITFPVNNYYNDSKKLMKALAWEKEFINFLKNYNNSNLTISFSAERSIEDEINRESNSDISVVLISYIVMFLYISIALGHIQSCRRLLVDSKISLGIAGILIVLSSVACSIGIFSYFGIPLTLIVIEVIPFLVLAIGVDNIFIMVQTLQRDERLQGETLDKQIGRVLGDVAPSMFLSSFSETVAFFLGTLSTMPAVRTFSLFAGMAVLIDFILQVTCFVSLLGLDIKRQESNRLDILCCIKSSEEMSGVQRSENMLFLFFKNLFSPYLLKDWMRPIVIAVFVGILSFSAAVMHNVEIGLDQSLSMPDDSYVIDYFSHISKYLHAGPPVYFVLEEGHNYTSLEGQNMVCGGTGCNNDSLVQQVFNAAEIGSYTRIGYAPSSWIDDYFDWVKPQSSCCRVYNTTGQFCNASVSDPSCTRCRPLTQEGKQRPQGEDFMTFLPMFLSDNPNPKCGKGGHAAYNSAVNFINNKTEVGATYFMTYHTVLKTSSDFIDAMRKARIIADNITETMGIKEKNYRVFPYSVFYVFYEQYLTIVHDAIFNLCISLGSIFLVTTVLLGFEVWAAVVVSITIAMIIVNMFGVMWLWGISLNAVSLVNLVMSCGIAVEFCSHVTRAFTISTKGSRVERAEEALSHMGSSVFSGITLTKFGGIVVLAFSKSQIFKIFYFRMYLAMVVLGATHGLIFLPVLLSYIGPSVNKAKTRATQERTRGTERERLLYF
- the NPC1 gene encoding NPC intracellular cholesterol transporter 1 isoform X2 gives rise to the protein MCVWYGECGIASGDKRYNCAYDGPPIALPEDGYDLMQELCPGLFFGNVSTCCDVHQLQTLKNNLQLPLQFLSRCPSCFYNLINLFCELTCSPNQSEFLNVTSTIPYYDPILKENKSSITELQYFIGDRFANAMYNACKDVEAPSSNVKALGLLCGKDVKDCNATNWIEYMFSKDNGQTPFSIIPIFSDVPVHGMNPMNNATKGCNESMDDSTGPCSCQDCSIVCGPKPQPPPLPPPWLLFGLDAVYVIMWISYMGFLLIFFALVFGVWCYRRRHFVSEYTPIDSNVAFSVNSHRDNGNITCGERLGERFENGLRMTFTSWGAFCVRNPRPVILFSVVFIAMCCSGFVYIKATTNPVDLWSAPSSQARKEKEYFDTHFGPFFRTEQVIIQAPKSHPDTYSPYPSGEDVPFGPPLTKDILHQVLDLQDAIVNITASYDNETVMLKDICLAPLAPYNNNCTILSVLNYFQNSHSVLDHTVGDEFFVYADYHTHFLYCVRAPASLNDTSLLHDPCLGTFGGPVFPWLVLGGYDDDNYNNATALVITFPVNNYYNDSKKLMKALAWEKEFINFLKNYNNSNLTISFSAERSIEDEINRESNSDISVVLISYIVMFLYISIALGHIQSCRRLLVDSKISLGIAGILIVLSSVACSIGIFSYFGIPLTLIVIEVIPFLVLAIGVDNIFIMVQTLQRDERLQGETLDKQIGRVLGDVAPSMFLSSFSETVAFFLGTLSTMPAVRTFSLFAGMAVLIDFILQVTCFVSLLGLDIKRQESNRLDILCCIKSSEEMSGVQRSENMLFLFFKNLFSPYLLKDWMRPIVIAVFVGILSFSAAVMHNVEIGLDQSLSMPDDSYVIDYFSHISKYLHAGPPVYFVLEEGHNYTSLEGQNMVCGGTGCNNDSLVQQVFNAAEIGSYTRIGYAPSSWIDDYFDWVKPQSSCCRVYNTTGQFCNASVSDPSCTRCRPLTQEGKQRPQGEDFMTFLPMFLSDNPNPKCGKGGHAAYNSAVNFINNKTEVGATYFMTYHTVLKTSSDFIDAMRKARIIADNITETMGIKEKNYRVFPYSVFYVFYEQYLTIVHDAIFNLCISLGSIFLVTTVLLGFEVWAAVVVSITIAMIIVNMFGVMWLWGISLNAVSLVNLVMSCGIAVEFCSHVTRAFTISTKGSRVERAEEALSHMGSSVFSGITLTKFGGIVVLAFSKSQIFKIFYFRMYLAMVVLGATHGLIFLPVLLSYIGPSVNKAKTRATQERTRGTERERLLYF